In a single window of the Saccharothrix australiensis genome:
- a CDS encoding M14 family metallopeptidase: protein MSSKRRGLAAAVLGACLTLVLPLNTVAAQPNTTGTPERTLFEVTASTPEARTRVARTGVDVLGLNGSTLTVIAQPRQRAALRATGLRLKDLGDADAQLGALGKADFTDPTGDVGARDFPSGYAGYHNHREMVAELNQTVADHGSLVKLSSIGKSHEGRDLWALKISDNVATDENEPEVLFTCNQHAREHLTVEMCLRIIKQYTDGYATNANIKNLVDSREIWVIPSVNPDGAEYDIATGQFRAWRKNRQGQGTDPNRNWGYQWGCCGGSSGSPSSETYRGPSAFSAPETQRVRDFVNSRVVGGTQQIKTHIDWHTYSELILWPYGYTYNDTAPGLDATQANVFATLGRRMAALNGYTPEQSSDLYITDGSVNDWMWNAHKIWSYTFEMYPKTGSGTSGFYPRDTVIAAQTARNDSAVELFLSYSDCAPRIIGRTC from the coding sequence ATGTCATCCAAGCGGCGCGGCCTGGCGGCCGCCGTGCTCGGCGCGTGCCTGACGCTGGTGTTGCCCCTGAACACGGTGGCGGCCCAGCCGAACACGACCGGCACGCCCGAGCGGACCCTGTTCGAGGTCACCGCGAGCACCCCGGAGGCCCGGACCCGCGTGGCCCGCACGGGCGTGGACGTGCTCGGCTTGAACGGGTCGACCCTCACCGTGATCGCCCAGCCCCGGCAGCGGGCGGCGCTGCGCGCCACCGGCCTGCGGCTGAAGGACCTCGGCGACGCCGACGCCCAGCTGGGCGCGCTCGGCAAGGCCGACTTCACCGACCCGACCGGGGACGTCGGCGCGCGGGACTTCCCCTCCGGCTACGCGGGCTACCACAACCACCGGGAGATGGTCGCCGAGCTGAACCAGACCGTCGCCGACCACGGCAGCCTGGTGAAGTTGAGCAGCATCGGCAAGTCCCACGAAGGCCGGGACCTGTGGGCGTTGAAGATCAGCGACAACGTGGCGACCGACGAGAACGAGCCGGAGGTGCTGTTCACCTGCAACCAGCACGCCCGTGAGCACCTGACCGTCGAGATGTGCCTGCGCATCATCAAGCAGTACACCGACGGCTACGCCACCAACGCGAACATCAAGAACCTGGTCGACTCGCGCGAGATCTGGGTCATCCCCAGCGTCAACCCGGACGGAGCCGAGTACGACATCGCGACCGGCCAGTTCCGCGCGTGGCGGAAGAACCGCCAGGGCCAGGGCACCGACCCGAACCGCAACTGGGGCTACCAGTGGGGTTGCTGCGGCGGTTCCAGCGGCAGCCCGTCGAGCGAGACCTACCGCGGCCCGTCGGCGTTCTCCGCGCCCGAGACCCAGCGCGTCCGGGACTTCGTGAACAGCCGGGTCGTGGGCGGCACGCAGCAGATCAAGACGCACATCGACTGGCACACCTACTCCGAGCTGATCCTGTGGCCCTACGGCTACACCTACAACGACACCGCGCCCGGCCTGGACGCCACGCAGGCCAACGTGTTCGCCACGCTCGGCAGGCGGATGGCGGCGTTGAACGGCTACACCCCGGAGCAGTCGAGCGACCTCTACATCACCGACGGCAGCGTCAACGACTGGATGTGGAACGCGCACAAGATCTGGAGCTACACCTTCGAGATGTACCCCAAGACCGGCAGCGGCACGAGCGGGTTCTACCCGCGCGACACCGTCATCGCGGCGCAGACGGCCCGCAACGACAGTGCCGTGGAGCTGTTCCTGAGCTACTCGGACTGCGCGCCGCGCATCATCGGCCGCACCTGCTGA
- a CDS encoding aminotransferase class V-fold PLP-dependent enzyme, with amino-acid sequence MIDLAAVRADTPGATRGVFLDSAGSSLPPRPVLAEVIGHLEREAEIGGYAAARERADDLEAGYGVLAELLGAEPDEIAFTDSATRSWLAAFDAIPLGAGDRVLVTEVEYAGNAIPILHRARQVGAEVVAVPSDASGQLDLDALDRLLDERVKLVSLVHVPTNSGLVNPVREVADAAHRVGALVLLDACQSIGQLPVRADELGVDLISGTGRKWLRGPRGTGVLVVRRGVRDRLRPRLVDLHSGQWVGPDEIRLREDARVHELWETSVADRLGLVAAARYALDLGLDEIASAVGDRAERLRRGLRELPGVEVRDIGRRHAGIVTFTVEGRTADEVAARLADDGVTVTASRVGSTRLDMTRRGLGEVVRASPHYFTEPAQVDRAVEAVSRCGR; translated from the coding sequence GTGATCGACCTGGCCGCCGTGCGCGCCGACACACCCGGCGCGACCCGAGGGGTCTTCCTGGACTCGGCGGGCTCCTCGCTGCCGCCCCGGCCCGTGCTGGCCGAGGTGATCGGCCACCTCGAGCGCGAGGCCGAGATCGGCGGCTACGCCGCCGCCCGCGAACGCGCCGACGACCTGGAGGCCGGCTACGGCGTGCTCGCCGAGCTGCTGGGCGCGGAACCGGACGAGATCGCCTTCACCGACAGCGCCACCCGCTCCTGGCTCGCGGCGTTCGACGCGATCCCGCTGGGCGCGGGCGACCGGGTCCTGGTCACCGAGGTCGAGTACGCGGGCAACGCCATCCCGATCCTGCACCGCGCGCGCCAGGTCGGCGCGGAGGTCGTGGCGGTGCCGTCGGACGCCTCCGGCCAGCTCGACCTCGACGCCCTCGACCGGCTGCTGGACGAGCGCGTCAAGCTGGTCTCACTGGTGCACGTGCCCACCAACAGCGGCCTGGTCAACCCCGTCCGCGAGGTCGCCGACGCGGCGCACCGGGTCGGCGCGCTGGTGCTGCTGGACGCCTGCCAGTCGATCGGCCAGCTGCCCGTGCGGGCCGACGAGCTGGGCGTCGACCTGATCTCCGGCACCGGCCGGAAGTGGCTGCGCGGACCGCGCGGCACCGGCGTCCTGGTCGTGCGGCGCGGCGTGCGCGACCGGCTGCGGCCCAGGCTGGTCGACCTGCACAGCGGCCAGTGGGTCGGACCGGACGAGATCAGGCTGCGCGAGGACGCCCGCGTGCACGAGCTGTGGGAGACCAGCGTCGCCGACCGGCTCGGCCTCGTCGCCGCCGCCCGGTACGCCCTCGACCTGGGGCTGGACGAGATCGCCTCGGCGGTCGGCGACCGGGCCGAGCGGCTGCGGCGCGGCCTGCGCGAGCTGCCCGGCGTCGAGGTGCGCGACATCGGGCGGCGGCACGCCGGGATCGTCACCTTCACCGTCGAGGGCCGCACCGCCGACGAGGTCGCCGCGCGGCTGGCGGACGACGGCGTCACGGTCACCGCCAGCCGCGTCGGCTCGACGCGGCTGGACATGACCCGGCGCGGGCTCGGCGAAGTCGTCCGGGCGTCGCCGCACTACTTCACCGAGCCCGCGCAGGTCGACCGGGCGGTGGAGGCCGTCAGCAGGTGCGGCCGATGA
- a CDS encoding ABC transporter substrate-binding protein, with amino-acid sequence MRSLLPPLILITLLAAAGCTGTTPNAEGTADGSSIVLADSAEPTTLNPLLGYGGEGVSKLYDGLVEHRADRSVRPRLAAEAPRPSADGRSWTVRLRDDVKFSDGSSFGPEDVVATYRALLDPASGSTERARFAGLGGVEQLDVHTVRFALTEPWAAFPHLLTLGVLPSEAFGVPLKDVKPVGTGPYRLADWRKGDRLVLESNPAHFGGEPAIRKVTVVFVPDDNTRAQRMQAGEFDGAELPPRLAQPFGSSAGMRVVTHRSADLRAVTLPTAGPVTGDPAIRMALNHAVNRKGLVDNLLGGKGSPAATPIPDTLPEFHDPAATFPHDKTQAELLLDQAGWARGEDGVRARNGVAARFTLMYPIGDVVRADLATAFAADARTVGVDVQLAGLSREAIAPRLAADALLHGGGTPFDPDLTAYQPLHTGNPWGYTNPRVDATLHTGRTQLDPAQRAAAYRQFQHAYLAAPGMVVLAVTQHTYVLRDNWTGYEEVVDPYAHGALSWGPWWNLEKWTPR; translated from the coding sequence GTGCGCTCCCTGTTGCCCCCGCTGATCCTGATCACCCTGCTCGCCGCCGCCGGGTGCACGGGGACGACACCCAACGCGGAGGGCACGGCCGACGGCAGCTCGATCGTGCTGGCCGACAGCGCCGAGCCGACCACGCTCAACCCGCTGCTCGGCTACGGCGGCGAGGGCGTGTCCAAGCTCTACGACGGCCTGGTCGAGCACCGCGCGGACCGCTCCGTGCGGCCCCGCCTCGCCGCCGAAGCGCCGCGCCCGTCCGCCGACGGCCGGTCCTGGACGGTGCGGCTGCGCGACGACGTGAAGTTCTCCGACGGCTCCTCGTTCGGGCCCGAGGACGTGGTCGCCACCTACCGGGCCCTGCTGGACCCGGCGTCGGGCTCCACCGAGCGCGCCCGGTTCGCCGGCCTCGGCGGCGTCGAGCAGCTCGACGTGCACACCGTGCGGTTCGCGCTGACCGAGCCGTGGGCGGCGTTCCCGCACCTGCTGACGCTCGGCGTGCTGCCGAGCGAGGCGTTCGGCGTGCCGCTCAAGGACGTCAAGCCGGTCGGCACCGGCCCGTACCGGCTGGCGGACTGGCGCAAGGGCGACCGGCTGGTCCTGGAGTCCAACCCGGCGCACTTCGGCGGCGAGCCCGCGATCCGCAAGGTGACCGTGGTGTTCGTCCCCGACGACAACACGCGCGCGCAGCGCATGCAGGCGGGCGAGTTCGACGGCGCGGAGCTGCCGCCGCGCCTGGCGCAGCCGTTCGGCTCGTCCGCCGGGATGCGCGTGGTCACCCACCGCTCCGCGGACCTGCGCGCCGTCACCCTGCCCACGGCGGGCCCGGTGACCGGCGACCCGGCGATCCGCATGGCGCTCAACCACGCCGTCAACCGCAAGGGCCTCGTCGACAACCTGCTGGGCGGCAAGGGCTCGCCGGCCGCCACCCCGATCCCGGACACCCTGCCGGAGTTCCACGACCCGGCGGCGACCTTCCCGCACGACAAGACCCAGGCGGAACTCCTGCTCGACCAGGCGGGCTGGGCACGCGGCGAGGACGGCGTGCGCGCCCGCAACGGCGTGGCCGCCCGGTTCACCCTCATGTACCCCATCGGCGACGTGGTGCGGGCCGACCTGGCGACGGCGTTCGCGGCCGACGCGAGAACCGTGGGCGTCGACGTCCAGCTGGCCGGCCTGAGCCGGGAGGCCATCGCGCCGCGCCTGGCCGCCGACGCCCTCCTGCACGGCGGCGGCACCCCGTTCGACCCGGACCTGACCGCCTACCAGCCGCTGCACACCGGCAACCCGTGGGGCTACACCAACCCGCGGGTGGACGCGACCCTGCACACCGGGCGCACCCAGCTCGACCCGGCGCAGCGCGCGGCGGCGTACCGGCAGTTCCAGCACGCCTACCTGGCCGCTCCGGGCATGGTCGTGTTGGCGGTCACGCAGCACACCTACGTGCTGCGCGACAACTGGACGGGCTACGAGGAGGTCGTCGACCCCTACGCGCACGGCGCGCTGTCCTGGGGCCCGTGGTGGAACCTGGAGAAGTGGACCCCGCGCTAA
- a CDS encoding carbon-nitrogen hydrolase family protein, which translates to MRVALCQITSSTDPSENLDLVRAGVARAAGARVVVFPEATQCRFGVPLGPVAEPLDGPWASAVREVADEHGVVVVAGMFTPSPDGRVTNTLLVTGGGRHLGYDKIHLFDAFGFTESRTVAPGAAPVTVEVDGVVLGLATCYDVRFPELFRALADRGAAAVVLAASWGAGPGKREQWELLVRARALDCTSWVLACGQADPGEDHGGAPTGIGHSAVVSPLGVVEGRLGGEPGVLFADVDVEAVERARRALPVLANRRL; encoded by the coding sequence ATGCGTGTCGCGCTGTGCCAGATCACGTCGTCCACCGACCCGTCGGAGAACCTCGACCTGGTGCGCGCCGGGGTGGCGCGCGCGGCGGGCGCGCGGGTGGTGGTGTTCCCGGAGGCCACCCAGTGCCGGTTCGGCGTGCCGCTCGGCCCGGTCGCCGAGCCGCTGGACGGGCCGTGGGCGAGCGCCGTGCGGGAGGTCGCGGACGAGCACGGCGTGGTGGTCGTGGCGGGCATGTTCACGCCGTCGCCGGACGGGCGGGTGACGAACACGCTGCTGGTGACCGGCGGCGGGCGGCACCTCGGCTACGACAAGATCCACTTGTTCGACGCGTTCGGCTTCACCGAGTCGCGGACCGTCGCGCCCGGCGCGGCGCCGGTGACCGTCGAGGTCGACGGCGTGGTGCTGGGCCTGGCGACCTGCTACGACGTGCGGTTCCCCGAGCTGTTCCGGGCGTTGGCCGACCGGGGCGCGGCGGCCGTGGTGCTGGCCGCGTCGTGGGGCGCGGGTCCGGGCAAGCGGGAGCAGTGGGAGCTGCTGGTGCGGGCGCGGGCGCTGGACTGCACGTCGTGGGTGCTGGCGTGCGGGCAGGCCGACCCCGGTGAGGACCACGGCGGCGCGCCGACGGGCATCGGGCACAGCGCCGTGGTGTCGCCGCTGGGCGTCGTGGAGGGCCGGCTGGGCGGCGAGCCCGGCGTGCTGTTCGCGGACGTCGACGTCGAGGCGGTCGAGCGGGCGCGGCGGGCGCTGCCCGTGCTGGCCAATCGCCGGCTGTAG
- a CDS encoding DUF2382 domain-containing protein, with protein MINQAEVDRLYDCDVLDSHGERIGTVKQVWLDDRDGRPMWATVHTGLFGLKETFVPIQDARIDKGHITVPLEKQKVKDAPRIDVDDQHMTDAQQDELYRYYDMIPTASTGEHDRLAGGRGGQARGGQTTGGQTTGGQMRGGQMRGGQATGGQATGGQMRGEQARGQHARTEHARGEQVGGERTRARGRASGGDSVTRYEEHLDVGTREVRAGRVRLVKHVVTEQQNVSVPVTREEVRVVTEPADGATGEPFAEEEAEVTLRRQEPVVEKRAEPVEKVRLDKKTVTEQREVGGQVRKERVEVERDDRD; from the coding sequence ATGATCAACCAGGCCGAGGTCGACCGGTTGTACGACTGCGACGTGCTCGACTCGCACGGCGAGCGGATCGGGACCGTCAAGCAGGTGTGGCTGGACGACCGGGACGGGCGGCCGATGTGGGCCACGGTGCACACCGGCCTGTTCGGGCTCAAGGAGACGTTCGTGCCGATCCAGGACGCCCGGATCGACAAGGGGCACATCACGGTGCCGCTGGAGAAGCAGAAGGTCAAGGACGCGCCGCGGATCGACGTCGACGACCAGCACATGACCGACGCGCAGCAGGACGAGCTGTACCGCTACTACGACATGATCCCGACCGCCAGCACCGGCGAGCACGACCGGTTGGCGGGCGGGCGCGGCGGGCAGGCGCGCGGCGGGCAGACGACCGGTGGGCAGACGACCGGCGGACAGATGCGCGGCGGGCAGATGCGCGGCGGACAGGCGACCGGCGGGCAGGCGACCGGCGGACAGATGCGCGGCGAGCAGGCGCGCGGTCAGCACGCCCGCACCGAGCACGCGCGCGGGGAGCAGGTCGGTGGTGAGCGGACCCGCGCTCGCGGCCGCGCCTCCGGTGGCGACTCGGTGACCCGCTACGAGGAGCACCTCGACGTCGGCACCCGCGAGGTGCGGGCCGGGCGCGTGCGGCTGGTCAAGCACGTCGTGACCGAGCAGCAGAACGTGAGCGTGCCGGTGACGCGCGAGGAGGTGCGCGTGGTGACCGAGCCCGCCGACGGCGCGACCGGCGAGCCGTTCGCGGAGGAGGAGGCCGAGGTGACGCTGCGGCGGCAGGAGCCCGTCGTCGAGAAGCGGGCGGAGCCGGTCGAGAAGGTGCGGTTGGACAAGAAGACCGTGACCGAGCAGCGCGAGGTCGGCGGCCAGGTGCGCAAGGAGCGCGTCGAGGTCGAACGTGACGACCGCGACTGA
- the nadC gene encoding carboxylating nicotinate-nucleotide diphosphorylase: MSPDQDDLRRVITTALAEDLRYGADATTEATVPADAVAVAELTPRQAGVLAGIPVALAVFEEVLDVEVLERREDGDKAVPGEPALVVRGPVRGLLTAERTALNLLCHLSGIATLTAAWVAEVAHTRARVRDSRKTLPGLRLLEKYAVRCGGGVNHRLGLGDAVLIKDNHVRAAGSVTAALAAVRAHAPHLPCEVEVDSLAQLDEAVAAGAELVLLDNFTAAECAEAVRRAGGVALEASGGLTLDVARAYAETGVDYLAVGGLTHSAPALDLGMDLR, translated from the coding sequence ATGAGTCCCGATCAGGACGACCTGCGCCGCGTCATCACGACGGCGCTGGCCGAGGACCTCCGCTACGGCGCGGACGCGACGACGGAGGCGACGGTGCCCGCCGACGCCGTGGCCGTCGCCGAGCTGACGCCGCGCCAGGCCGGTGTGCTCGCGGGCATCCCGGTGGCGCTCGCGGTGTTCGAGGAGGTGCTCGACGTCGAGGTGCTGGAACGCCGCGAGGACGGCGACAAGGCGGTGCCCGGCGAGCCCGCGCTGGTGGTGCGCGGGCCGGTGCGCGGCCTGCTCACCGCGGAGCGCACCGCGCTGAACCTGCTGTGCCACCTGTCCGGCATCGCGACGCTCACCGCCGCCTGGGTCGCGGAGGTCGCCCACACCCGCGCGCGGGTGCGGGACTCCCGCAAGACGCTGCCGGGCCTGCGGCTGCTGGAGAAGTACGCGGTGCGCTGCGGCGGCGGCGTCAACCACCGGCTCGGCCTCGGCGACGCCGTGCTGATCAAGGACAACCACGTCCGCGCGGCCGGCTCGGTCACCGCCGCGCTGGCCGCCGTGCGCGCCCACGCCCCGCACCTGCCGTGCGAGGTGGAGGTGGACTCGCTGGCGCAGCTGGACGAGGCCGTCGCCGCGGGCGCGGAACTGGTGCTGCTGGACAACTTCACGGCCGCCGAGTGCGCGGAGGCCGTGCGGCGGGCCGGTGGCGTCGCGCTGGAGGCGTCCGGCGGGCTGACCCTGGACGTGGCCCGCGCGTACGCCGAGACGGGCGTGGACTACCTGGCCGTGGGCGGGCTGACGCACTCCGCGCCGGCGCTGGACCTGGGGATGGACCTGCGCTGA
- a CDS encoding L-aspartate oxidase: MSTPLWEAGADLVVVGTGVAGLTAALRARELGLRVLVVTKAGQADGNTRWAQGGVAVVLPGEHDAGDTVEAHVADTLVAGAGLCDEDAVRAVVGGGPAAVTALRRRGAVFDAAADGRLARTREGGHSAFRVVHAGGDATGAEVERALLAAAGDGRVPVLERHVAVDAVRTPLGQVCGLLVLADDGVPGVLTAPAVLLASGGLGQLYQATSNPEVATGDGLALALRAGAVAADVEFVQFHPTVLYTGRGARGRCPLVTEAVRGEGAVLVDATGARVMRGVHPLEDLAPRDVVAAAITRHVADAPGGVDDHVFLDATGVADFARRFPTVHAACAAAGVDPARQPIPVAPAAHFACGGVVSDVDGRTGVTGLYAAGEVARTGLHGANRLASNSLLEGLVVGTRAAEAVAADLALGVLARCAGDAELPTAPVADRDSLQRVMSRYAAIGRDAEGLAVVGSVLDLSTVDRKLDTRELVEDAALTVAARALIAAAAERAESRGCHVRTDAPARDDARWARSQVVRLNPSGQPVLADPVADSRGVA; this comes from the coding sequence GTGAGCACCCCGCTGTGGGAGGCGGGCGCCGACCTGGTGGTCGTCGGCACCGGCGTCGCGGGGCTGACGGCGGCGCTGCGCGCGCGTGAGCTGGGGCTGCGGGTGCTGGTCGTCACCAAGGCCGGCCAGGCCGACGGGAACACGCGGTGGGCACAGGGCGGCGTCGCCGTCGTCCTGCCCGGCGAGCACGACGCGGGCGACACGGTCGAGGCGCACGTCGCCGACACCCTGGTGGCGGGCGCGGGGCTGTGCGACGAGGACGCCGTGCGGGCCGTCGTCGGGGGCGGTCCCGCCGCCGTCACCGCGCTGCGGCGGCGGGGCGCGGTGTTCGACGCCGCCGCCGACGGCCGGCTGGCGCGCACCCGCGAGGGCGGGCACAGCGCGTTCCGGGTGGTGCACGCGGGCGGCGACGCGACCGGCGCGGAGGTGGAGCGGGCGCTGCTCGCGGCGGCGGGCGACGGCCGGGTCCCCGTGCTGGAGCGGCACGTCGCGGTGGACGCGGTGCGCACGCCGCTCGGCCAGGTGTGCGGGCTGCTGGTGCTCGCCGACGACGGCGTGCCGGGCGTGCTGACCGCGCCGGCCGTCCTGCTGGCCAGTGGCGGCCTCGGCCAGCTCTACCAGGCGACGTCCAACCCGGAGGTGGCGACCGGCGACGGGCTCGCGCTCGCGCTGCGGGCCGGCGCGGTCGCGGCGGACGTGGAGTTCGTGCAGTTCCACCCCACCGTGCTGTACACGGGGCGCGGCGCGCGCGGCCGGTGCCCGCTGGTCACCGAGGCGGTGCGCGGCGAGGGCGCGGTGCTGGTCGACGCGACCGGCGCGCGCGTGATGCGCGGCGTGCACCCGCTGGAGGACCTCGCGCCCCGCGACGTCGTCGCGGCGGCGATCACCCGGCACGTGGCGGACGCGCCCGGCGGCGTGGACGACCACGTGTTCCTCGACGCGACCGGCGTCGCCGACTTCGCGCGGCGGTTCCCGACCGTGCACGCCGCGTGCGCCGCGGCCGGCGTCGACCCGGCGCGGCAGCCGATCCCGGTCGCGCCCGCCGCGCACTTCGCGTGCGGCGGCGTGGTGTCCGATGTGGACGGACGCACCGGCGTCACCGGGCTCTACGCGGCGGGCGAGGTGGCCCGCACCGGCCTCCACGGCGCGAACCGGTTGGCCTCCAACAGCCTGCTCGAAGGGCTGGTGGTCGGCACGCGGGCCGCCGAGGCGGTCGCGGCCGACCTCGCGCTGGGCGTGCTCGCCCGCTGCGCGGGCGACGCGGAGCTGCCCACCGCCCCGGTGGCGGACCGGGACTCGTTGCAGCGCGTCATGAGCCGCTACGCGGCGATCGGGCGGGACGCCGAGGGCCTGGCCGTCGTCGGCTCGGTGCTCGACCTGTCCACTGTGGACCGGAAGCTGGACACCAGGGAACTGGTGGAGGACGCGGCGCTCACCGTGGCGGCGCGGGCTTTGATCGCGGCGGCGGCGGAGCGCGCCGAGTCGCGCGGCTGCCACGTGCGCACCGACGCGCCCGCGCGCGACGACGCGCGGTGGGCGCGCAGCCAGGTGGTGCGGCTCAACCCGTCGGGCCAGCCCGTGCTGGCCGACCCGGTGGCGGATTCGAGGGGAGTGGCATGA
- the nadA gene encoding quinolinate synthase NadA: MVATAYVERTSDGAYDGITPDAAWRDEVLELARTRDAVILAHNYQLPEIQDIAHHTGDSLALSRIAAASDASTIVFCGVHFMAETAKILAPHKTVLIPDERAGCSLADSITGEQLRAWKAEHPGAVVVSYVNTTAEVKAETDICCTSSNAVDVVASIPADREVLFLPDQFLGAHVKRETGRENLHVWAGECHVHAGINGPELAERAAADPDADLFIHPECGCATSALYLAGEGTVPAEKVRILSTGDMITAARATSARSVLVATEVGMLHQLRRAAPGIDFRAVNDRASCRYMKMITPAALLRCLREGLDEVHVDPDTARRARGAVQRMIEIGKPGGGE; the protein is encoded by the coding sequence ATGGTCGCTACCGCCTACGTGGAGCGAACCTCGGACGGTGCGTACGACGGCATCACGCCGGACGCCGCCTGGCGGGACGAGGTGCTGGAGCTGGCGCGCACGCGGGACGCGGTGATCCTCGCGCACAACTACCAGTTGCCGGAGATCCAGGACATCGCGCACCACACCGGCGACTCGCTGGCGCTCAGCCGCATCGCCGCGGCGAGCGACGCGTCGACCATCGTGTTCTGCGGCGTGCACTTCATGGCCGAGACGGCGAAGATCCTGGCGCCGCACAAGACCGTGCTGATCCCGGACGAGCGCGCGGGCTGCTCGCTGGCCGACTCGATCACCGGCGAGCAGCTGCGCGCCTGGAAGGCCGAGCACCCCGGCGCGGTCGTCGTGTCCTACGTCAACACCACCGCCGAGGTGAAGGCGGAGACGGACATCTGCTGCACGTCGTCCAACGCGGTGGACGTGGTGGCGTCGATCCCCGCCGACCGCGAGGTGCTGTTCCTGCCGGACCAGTTCCTCGGCGCGCACGTCAAGCGCGAGACCGGCCGGGAGAACCTGCACGTGTGGGCGGGCGAGTGCCACGTCCACGCGGGCATCAACGGGCCCGAGCTGGCCGAGCGCGCGGCGGCCGACCCCGACGCCGACCTGTTCATCCACCCCGAGTGCGGCTGCGCCACGTCGGCGCTCTACCTCGCGGGCGAGGGCACCGTCCCGGCGGAGAAGGTGCGCATCCTCTCGACCGGCGACATGATCACCGCCGCGCGCGCGACGAGCGCCCGGTCGGTCCTCGTGGCGACCGAGGTCGGGATGCTGCACCAGCTGCGCCGCGCCGCGCCGGGGATCGACTTCCGCGCCGTCAACGACCGGGCCTCCTGCCGGTACATGAAGATGATCACCCCGGCGGCGCTGCTGCGCTGCCTGCGCGAGGGCCTCGACGAGGTGCACGTCGACCCCGACACCGCCCGGCGCGCGCGGGGCGCGGTGCAGCGCATGATCGAGATCGGCAAGCCCGGCGGCGGGGAGTGA